The genomic stretch GGGGGGCTAGGGGGGCGGTTCGGATCACAAGAGCTATTTAACGACCTGCACCCACCGCAAATCGACTAGGCTGAACGATCGAAATCAGTTCATACACCGAATTCTGCAAACGCTGTTCAATCTCGCTGTCGATAAACTGGTACTCGCCGCTGTCCTGCTTCTGCAACTGCGAATCGACAATGTACACGCCTGCGAGAATCGTTCTTGCCCCCAGTGCTGAAAGAATCGGTTTCAGCGCATAGTCGATCGATAAAAGATGGGCGATCGTGCCTCCCGTGGCGATCGGAAGAACCACCTTACCGGAAAAAGCAGTCTGCGGCAACAGATCAAGT from Leptolyngbya ohadii IS1 encodes the following:
- the ssuE gene encoding NADPH-dependent FMN reductase, which codes for MPKVVLIGGSPAHPSRTYAVLEYAQKIFNRESIEHQIISVRDINAEALLFAQFDHPDIKQVVGAIESADAVIVSTPVYKAAYTGVLKALLDLLPQTAFSGKVVLPIATGGTIAHLLSIDYALKPILSALGARTILAGVYIVDSQLQKQDSGEYQFIDSEIEQRLQNSVYELISIVQPSRFAVGAGR